Proteins from one Gorilla gorilla gorilla isolate KB3781 chromosome 11, NHGRI_mGorGor1-v2.1_pri, whole genome shotgun sequence genomic window:
- the LOC129532199 gene encoding small cysteine and glycine repeat-containing protein 8-like produces MGCCGCGGCGGGCGGGCGGCGGGCSGCGGGCGGGCGGGCGGGCGSCTTCRCYRVGCCSSCCPCCRGCCGGCCSTPVICCCRRTCSSCGSGYGCGKGCYQQKGCCQQKCCCKKQCCC; encoded by the coding sequence ATGGGTTGCTGTGGTTGTGGTGGCTGCGGTGGTGGCTGCGGTGGTGGCTGCGGTGGCTGCGGTGGTGGCTGCAGTGGCTGCGgtggtggctgtggtggtggcTGCGGTGGTGGCTGCGGTGGTGGCTGTGGCAGCTGCACCACCTGCAGGTGCTACCGGGTGGGCTGCTGCTCCAGCTGCTGCCCCTGCTGCCGCGGCTGCTGTGGGGGCTGCTGCAGCACGCCCGTGATCTGTTGCTGCCGCCGCACCTGCAGCTCATGTGGCAGTGGCTATGGCTGTGGGAAGGGCTGTTACCAGCAGAAGGGCTGCTGTCAGCAGAAGTGCTGCTGCAAGAAGCAATGCTGCTGCTAG
- the LOC129532200 gene encoding small cysteine and glycine repeat-containing protein 7-like, protein MGCCGCGSCGGCGGGCGGCGGGCGGGCGGGCGSYTTCRCYRVGCCSSCCPCCRGCCGGCCSTPVICCCRRTCNSCRYGCGKGCCQQKCCCQKQCCC, encoded by the coding sequence ATGGGTTGCTGTGGTTGTGGAAGTTGTGGTGGCTGCGGTGGTGGCTgtggtggctgtggtggtggcTGCGGTGGTGGCTGCGGTGGTGGCTGTGGCAGCTACACCACCTGCAGGTGCTACCGGGTGGGCTGCTGCTCCAGCTGCTGCCCCTGCTGCCGCGGCTGCTGTGGGGGCTGCTGCAGCACACCCGTGATCTGTTGCTGCCGCCGCACCTGCAACTCATGTCGCTATGGCTGTGGGAAGGGCTGTTGCCAGCAGAAGTGCTGCTGCCAGAAGCAATGCTGCTGCTAG
- the SCYGR8 gene encoding small cysteine and glycine repeat-containing protein 8: MGCCGCGGCGGGCGGCSGGCGGGCGGGCGGGCGGGCGGGCGSCTTCRCYRVGCCSSCCPCCRGCCGGCCSTPVICCCRRTCSSCGCGYGKGCCQQKGCCQRKCCCQKQCCCQKQCCC; the protein is encoded by the coding sequence ATGGGTTgctgtgggtgtggtggctgcggtggtggctgtggtggctgcagtggtggctgtggtggtggctgtggtggtggctgcggtggtggctgtggtggtggctgtggtggtggcTGTGGCAGCTGCACCACCTGCAGGTGCTACCGGGTGGGCTGCTGCTCCAGCTGCTGCCCCTGCTGCCGTGGCTGCTGTGGAGGCTGCTGCAGCACTCCCGTGATCTGCTGCTGCCGCCGTACCTGCAGCTCGTGTGGCTGTGGCTATGGGAAGGGCTGTTGCCAGCAGAAGGGATGCTGTCAGCGGAAGTGCTGCTGCCAGAAGCAATGCTGCTGCCAGAAGCAATGCTGCTGCTAG